The Acidobacteriota bacterium genome contains a region encoding:
- a CDS encoding 4Fe-4S binding protein, whose product MPERGTSWLQRLRARLAGDNEEAPQRPGRRVTRSGRQAVIEMQAAIGQALCCTAEWSPTPADPSQSGLSLFDSDISAISAAAGVAMTGLRVSACVSTAGLMNAGDVIRGAALRRAPFVIHAAAARGGHGGLRAVTGSGCLTLVARDAQHALDLGLVARLIAEQALVPVVIAVDGPETLDPTADLLLPDEALLVDLLGSPTDEIDCPTASQRMLFGEQRRRVPRWFDPDRPVALGVEPGAGEYDAAAAGRRLFFTEHLLEIAEPALELLGQLTGRPLAALTRFQLDRPRHIIVTQGSAVAAAERVVARKPRERVGVVGLVRTRPFPEAELRDALAGAETVTVLERVDDSETDRPPLLRDVRPAIEAGSCRLLSATFDHLDDSRMEALLTNLRRGDAARASVRLGLASPRRHSDYPRRQVLLDTIARDYPELDARTLPDPDADRQAAGPANASTQLPSVVRRFDQVAATYDSVPRFWGEFIEPRAGGGERSVPDPYLAVGVLPACTATFNDRAEERESAPSIDPARCTACGKCWTACPDSSLNPLVLGSETFLNEAHDATVGDLADDPVAMKLRRAHKQLASRIDGQLVKQPASRLTIAELDAGFDWLADKLGFQGAERETAQRIFAGTRDFLDALGLGATELLFHEAHRRQKGSGSLLMLSLDPRSCQGCGVCAEVCTDAAIEILPQTEDTVAGMRKRREAWERLPDTPGATIQRLSTAPEPGELAAVLMSRHCSMAVTGADGAEPGSGGRLATRQIVAVVEYTMQQRLQQHATELDELTGKLREAIASALERKLPDDDQELLDQLDELAGPLKVDRPRIRELAEAARAIERVRWRLTEGRQGLGRSRYGLAIMGRTTAEWAIPYPHNPFSVPVIVDTTGEGPELAFGVAEGMLAEMTEDFRQVRDARRVLQDSASAPQGLARSELTAEERALCPPLLILIDPETLASAHVAGLARLLNSDLPVKVILLDGRDLLAGGADPALLALAHRQAFVLSSSIAHPGHLFPGLRAALAFTGTALIHIHTPTPRAHGFEPNQMIARARLAVESRVHPLLRYDPSLPGVFGRRLSLDGNPESVSDPAAWAAGESRYSDTPKQTLDEFVARRQDHWAVLQELAGVVTPFTETIREDLEQELRGEQDVAIESLTREHRAKLDDLEDTQRTRQAEQLRDRLLQLAGYRDDPPS is encoded by the coding sequence ATGCCTGAACGCGGCACATCGTGGCTGCAACGGCTGCGGGCACGGCTGGCAGGCGACAACGAGGAAGCGCCACAACGGCCCGGCCGTCGTGTCACGCGGTCCGGTCGCCAGGCCGTGATCGAGATGCAGGCCGCAATCGGTCAGGCCCTCTGTTGCACCGCAGAATGGTCTCCTACGCCCGCCGACCCGTCCCAGTCCGGTCTCTCCCTCTTCGACTCCGACATCTCGGCGATCTCGGCGGCGGCCGGTGTGGCGATGACCGGCTTGCGGGTCAGCGCCTGTGTCTCGACCGCGGGACTGATGAACGCCGGCGACGTGATCCGTGGGGCGGCCCTGCGCCGGGCACCCTTCGTGATTCATGCCGCCGCTGCGCGAGGGGGGCACGGGGGTCTGCGCGCGGTGACGGGGAGTGGCTGCCTGACGCTCGTCGCGCGGGACGCCCAACACGCGCTCGATCTGGGTCTGGTCGCACGGTTGATCGCCGAACAGGCGCTCGTCCCGGTCGTGATCGCGGTCGACGGTCCGGAGACACTGGACCCGACCGCAGACCTCTTGCTTCCTGACGAAGCGTTGCTGGTCGATCTTCTCGGGAGTCCGACCGATGAGATCGATTGTCCGACGGCCAGTCAGCGGATGTTGTTCGGCGAACAGCGTCGCCGGGTGCCGCGCTGGTTCGATCCGGACCGGCCGGTTGCGCTGGGTGTGGAACCGGGCGCGGGCGAATACGATGCCGCGGCCGCAGGTCGGCGGTTGTTCTTCACGGAGCACCTGCTGGAGATCGCGGAACCGGCGCTGGAACTCCTCGGACAGCTGACGGGGCGTCCGCTGGCAGCACTGACGCGCTTCCAACTCGACCGCCCGCGGCACATCATCGTGACTCAGGGTTCGGCCGTCGCTGCCGCCGAGCGCGTGGTCGCCCGCAAGCCCCGTGAGCGTGTCGGTGTGGTCGGTCTTGTCCGCACCCGTCCTTTCCCCGAGGCCGAACTGCGCGACGCGCTGGCCGGCGCGGAGACGGTTACCGTGCTGGAGCGTGTGGACGACTCGGAGACCGACCGTCCGCCGCTGCTAAGAGACGTTCGCCCCGCGATCGAAGCCGGTTCGTGCCGATTGTTGTCGGCCACGTTCGATCATCTCGATGATTCCCGAATGGAAGCCTTGCTGACGAATCTGCGCCGGGGCGATGCGGCCCGCGCGTCGGTTCGTCTTGGACTTGCCTCACCTCGGCGACATTCGGACTACCCACGACGGCAGGTGCTGCTGGACACGATCGCTCGGGACTATCCCGAACTCGACGCACGCACCCTCCCGGATCCCGACGCGGACCGGCAAGCAGCCGGCCCGGCCAACGCAAGCACGCAACTGCCCTCGGTCGTGCGACGTTTCGATCAGGTCGCAGCGACCTACGACAGCGTCCCTCGGTTTTGGGGCGAGTTCATCGAACCACGAGCCGGGGGAGGGGAGCGCTCGGTTCCCGATCCGTACCTGGCGGTCGGTGTGCTACCCGCCTGCACGGCGACGTTTAACGATCGTGCCGAGGAACGTGAGTCGGCCCCTAGCATCGACCCGGCCCGTTGTACCGCGTGCGGCAAGTGCTGGACCGCCTGCCCCGACTCTTCCCTCAACCCACTGGTGCTGGGCAGCGAGACCTTCCTCAACGAGGCTCACGACGCCACCGTCGGCGATCTGGCCGACGATCCCGTCGCGATGAAACTCAGGCGAGCCCACAAGCAACTGGCCTCGCGGATCGACGGACAGCTGGTCAAGCAGCCTGCATCCCGCCTGACGATCGCGGAGTTGGACGCCGGTTTCGATTGGCTGGCCGACAAGCTGGGATTTCAGGGTGCTGAGCGTGAGACGGCGCAACGGATCTTCGCAGGCACACGGGACTTCCTCGACGCACTGGGGTTGGGCGCGACCGAACTCCTGTTCCATGAAGCGCACCGCCGGCAGAAGGGGTCGGGCAGCCTACTCATGCTCTCGCTCGATCCCCGGAGCTGTCAGGGCTGCGGGGTCTGTGCGGAAGTCTGCACCGATGCGGCGATTGAGATCCTCCCACAGACCGAGGACACCGTCGCCGGGATGCGGAAGCGTCGAGAGGCCTGGGAGCGACTCCCCGACACCCCGGGAGCGACGATCCAGCGTCTGTCGACCGCACCCGAACCGGGAGAGCTGGCTGCCGTGCTGATGTCTCGCCACTGTTCGATGGCGGTGACGGGAGCCGACGGCGCCGAGCCCGGTTCCGGTGGACGACTGGCCACACGACAGATCGTCGCCGTCGTCGAGTACACGATGCAGCAGCGACTCCAGCAACACGCCACGGAACTCGACGAGCTCACCGGAAAGCTGCGCGAAGCGATCGCGTCTGCGCTGGAACGAAAACTACCCGACGACGATCAGGAACTGCTCGATCAACTCGACGAACTCGCGGGTCCGCTGAAGGTCGATCGGCCACGGATTCGCGAATTGGCGGAGGCCGCCCGGGCCATCGAGCGGGTTCGCTGGCGCCTGACCGAGGGGCGGCAGGGGTTGGGACGTTCGCGCTACGGCCTGGCGATCATGGGGCGCACGACGGCCGAGTGGGCTATCCCGTACCCGCACAACCCGTTCAGCGTACCGGTGATCGTGGACACGACGGGTGAGGGGCCGGAACTTGCCTTCGGTGTCGCCGAGGGAATGCTGGCCGAGATGACCGAGGACTTCCGCCAGGTACGGGACGCCCGGCGGGTCCTGCAGGATTCAGCGAGTGCACCTCAGGGGCTCGCGCGGTCCGAACTGACCGCCGAAGAACGCGCCCTCTGCCCGCCGCTGTTGATTCTTATCGATCCCGAGACGCTGGCCTCGGCCCACGTCGCCGGACTGGCCCGGCTCCTCAACAGCGATCTTCCGGTGAAGGTGATCCTGCTCGATGGCCGGGATCTGTTGGCCGGCGGCGCCGATCCTGCGCTCCTGGCGCTGGCCCATCGCCAGGCCTTCGTCCTGTCGTCGTCGATCGCTCACCCCGGACATCTGTTTCCCGGTCTTCGTGCGGCGTTGGCCTTCACGGGCACCGCACTGATCCACATCCACACCCCGACACCGCGCGCCCACGGATTCGAGCCGAATCAGATGATCGCCCGGGCCCGTCTGGCGGTGGAGTCACGGGTGCATCCGCTTCTGCGCTACGACCCTTCGCTTCCCGGAGTCTTCGGGCGCCGCCTGAGCCTCGACGGGAACCCGGAGAGTGTCTCCGACCCCGCCGCCTGGGCCGCCGGCGAGTCTCGTTACAGCGACACACCGAAGCAGACCCTGGACGAATTCGTCGCCCGGCGCCAGGATCACTGGGCCGTGTTGCAGGAATTGGCCGGCGTCGTGACGCCGTTCACGGAGACGATCCGCGAGGATCTGGAGCAGGAACTTCGTGGCGAGCAGGACGTCGCCATCGAATCGCTGACACGGGAACATCGGGCGAAGCTCGACGATCTCGAGGACACGCAACGCACACGGCAGGCGGAACAACTACGGGATCGTTTGCTCCAACTCGCGGGCTACCGGGACGACCCGCCGTCATGA
- a CDS encoding FMN-binding protein, translating to MPRPAEASSLRLVTSLALTGLLSGLVLVGVYLLTAPRIERNRAEALNAAIFRVLPGTTEVTAYVVEDETPRPFVAIDGSLPHGEAVFVGRADDGRLIGFAIPASGAGFQDTIGLIYGYDPQRKVIIGMEVLDSRETPGLGDKIIVDADFLANFQALEVLPEIVAVKKGAKSDPNQVDCITGATISSEAVVQILNDSSRRWLPLLETIRGIESARSREGGDEPHGGG from the coding sequence ATGCCTAGACCGGCGGAGGCTTCCTCGTTGCGACTGGTGACGAGTCTCGCCCTCACCGGGCTGCTCTCCGGCCTGGTTCTGGTAGGGGTCTACCTGCTGACCGCCCCGCGGATCGAAAGGAATCGGGCCGAGGCGCTCAACGCGGCGATCTTCCGGGTGCTCCCCGGCACGACCGAGGTGACGGCCTACGTCGTCGAAGACGAAACCCCACGGCCGTTCGTCGCGATCGATGGCTCGTTGCCGCATGGTGAGGCCGTCTTCGTCGGTCGCGCCGACGACGGGCGCCTGATCGGATTCGCCATTCCCGCCAGCGGCGCGGGCTTTCAGGACACGATCGGCCTGATCTACGGCTACGACCCGCAGCGAAAGGTCATCATCGGCATGGAAGTGCTGGATAGCCGCGAGACACCCGGGCTGGGCGACAAGATCATCGTCGATGCCGACTTTCTTGCCAACTTCCAGGCCCTCGAGGTCTTGCCGGAGATCGTGGCCGTCAAGAAAGGCGCCAAGAGCGATCCCAACCAGGTCGATTGCATCACCGGAGCGACGATTTCGTCGGAGGCGGTGGTCCAGATCCTCAACGACAGTTCCCGGCGCTGGCTGCCGTTGCTCGAGACGATCCGCGGCATCGAAAGTGCACGTTCCAGGGAGGGCGGCGATGAGCCCCACGGCGGTGGATAG
- a CDS encoding electron transport complex subunit RsxA: MGELVWIFMSACLINNFTLAYFLGLCPFFGVTGRLVTAFRLGLANIFVMLITSLAAWLLNNFVLPHAPYLRLITYIVVIASTVQFVEMAIKKLSPALFRALGIFLPLITTNCAILGLALFSTNRGYGLVQGLVYALGAGAGLTLALVLMAGIREDNELAAIPRTIKGAAMSFFIAGILSMAFMGFAGLFHG; this comes from the coding sequence ATGGGCGAACTGGTCTGGATCTTCATGTCGGCCTGCTTGATCAACAACTTCACGCTGGCTTATTTCCTCGGGCTCTGTCCATTCTTCGGCGTGACCGGTCGCCTGGTCACCGCGTTCCGCCTCGGACTGGCCAACATCTTCGTCATGCTGATCACCTCCCTGGCGGCATGGCTCCTCAATAACTTCGTGCTGCCCCACGCACCGTACCTGCGACTGATCACCTACATCGTCGTCATCGCCAGCACGGTGCAGTTCGTCGAGATGGCGATCAAGAAACTGAGCCCGGCGTTGTTTCGTGCCCTGGGGATCTTTCTCCCTTTGATCACGACCAACTGCGCGATCCTGGGACTGGCGTTGTTCTCCACGAATCGTGGTTACGGGTTGGTACAGGGGCTGGTCTACGCCCTCGGCGCCGGCGCAGGTCTCACACTGGCGCTGGTGTTGATGGCCGGCATCCGCGAGGACAACGAGTTGGCCGCGATCCCACGGACGATCAAGGGGGCCGCGATGAGCTTCTTCATCGCCGGCATTCTTTCCATGGCGTTCATGGGTTTCGCCGGCCTGTTTCACGGGTAG
- a CDS encoding RnfABCDGE type electron transport complex subunit B, whose translation MTQTIILAGGIMLGIGAFFGTLLALADRFLKVYEDPRIDALEEMLPGTNCGACGQPGCRGFAVSLVAEESAPGQCTVSSPEGIETVASFLGVEAGFQEKVVARLHCAGGTSAVKQLADYHGMSSCRAAFVVNGGGKACPWGCLGLGDCDRACDFDAIHMNDESLPVVSVEKCTACNDCVEICPLDLFALHPVSDKAIVQCSSPLTGDAARAICRVTCDGCGLCAADAEPGAIEMTGGLPVINNPQGARKDCTLRCPTEAIRWVEGDQFDSETDRHA comes from the coding sequence ATGACGCAGACGATCATCCTCGCAGGCGGCATCATGTTAGGCATCGGCGCCTTCTTCGGCACGTTGCTGGCCCTCGCCGATCGGTTCCTGAAAGTCTACGAAGATCCGCGAATCGACGCTCTCGAGGAGATGTTGCCCGGAACCAACTGTGGTGCCTGCGGCCAACCCGGCTGCCGGGGATTCGCGGTCTCCCTCGTGGCGGAGGAATCGGCTCCCGGTCAATGCACCGTCTCGTCTCCGGAAGGCATCGAGACCGTTGCGTCGTTTCTGGGCGTCGAGGCCGGATTCCAGGAGAAGGTCGTCGCACGGTTGCACTGCGCCGGCGGAACGTCCGCCGTCAAACAACTGGCGGACTACCACGGCATGAGCAGCTGTCGCGCCGCGTTCGTGGTCAACGGTGGCGGTAAGGCCTGCCCCTGGGGCTGCCTCGGTCTCGGTGATTGCGACCGGGCCTGCGACTTCGACGCGATCCATATGAACGACGAGTCGCTCCCCGTCGTCAGTGTCGAGAAGTGCACGGCGTGCAACGACTGTGTCGAGATCTGCCCGCTGGACCTGTTCGCACTCCACCCCGTGTCCGATAAGGCCATCGTGCAGTGCAGTTCGCCGCTGACCGGTGATGCAGCCAGGGCCATCTGCCGCGTCACCTGCGACGGCTGTGGCCTGTGTGCCGCCGATGCAGAGCCCGGAGCGATCGAGATGACGGGCGGGCTGCCGGTGATCAACAACCCCCAGGGTGCGCGCAAGGACTGCACGCTGCGTTGCCCGACGGAGGCGATCCGGTGGGTCGAGGGCGACCAGTTCGACTCGGAAACCGACCGTCATGCCTGA
- a CDS encoding RnfABCDGE type electron transport complex subunit D, whose amino-acid sequence MTIRLDIASAPYMHRGLNTRRLMFEVLGSLAFVVAAAVYFFGLSALLVVLASVLGAVGTEWLLRPRGTAHTLGDGSAVLTGVLLALTLPPALPLWMAALGGAVGVALGKTIWGGLGQNLFNPALVGRAFLQAAFPVPLTTWVAPQQGFFSLSSSTLAFPGGQAPVDVTTMATPLGLAKFEGTLTALRPLLLGSTAGSLGETAAWILVACGLYLGLRRVFDWRLVISTLLAVVAFSGVMHWIDPQHNPGPLFMIFSGGFLFAVVFMVTDPVTSPITVRGAWIFGAGVGILVVLIRLYGGLPEGVMYAILLMNAATPLINRFTQPRRFGG is encoded by the coding sequence ATGACGATCCGTCTGGACATCGCCTCGGCGCCCTACATGCACCGCGGTCTCAACACCCGTCGACTGATGTTCGAAGTCCTCGGGTCGCTCGCCTTCGTCGTCGCGGCTGCGGTCTATTTCTTCGGTCTCTCCGCCCTGCTGGTGGTGCTGGCCTCGGTCCTGGGCGCCGTCGGGACCGAGTGGCTGCTGCGACCGCGTGGCACGGCTCACACGCTGGGTGACGGTAGCGCCGTGCTGACCGGTGTTCTGCTTGCGTTGACGCTGCCACCGGCTCTGCCGTTGTGGATGGCCGCGCTGGGCGGCGCCGTCGGTGTGGCGCTGGGCAAGACGATCTGGGGTGGACTCGGTCAGAATCTCTTCAACCCCGCGCTGGTCGGGCGGGCGTTCCTGCAGGCGGCGTTCCCGGTTCCCCTGACGACGTGGGTCGCACCGCAGCAGGGCTTCTTCTCACTCTCTTCCAGCACTCTGGCCTTCCCCGGTGGGCAGGCACCGGTCGACGTGACGACGATGGCCACCCCGCTGGGCCTGGCGAAGTTCGAGGGCACGCTGACCGCGCTTCGCCCCTTACTACTCGGGAGCACGGCAGGCTCCCTCGGTGAGACGGCGGCGTGGATCCTGGTTGCGTGCGGGCTGTACCTCGGCCTGCGTCGTGTCTTCGACTGGCGGCTGGTCATCTCTACGCTGCTGGCGGTCGTCGCGTTCAGCGGCGTGATGCACTGGATCGATCCACAACACAACCCGGGACCGCTGTTCATGATCTTCTCCGGTGGGTTCCTGTTCGCCGTCGTGTTCATGGTGACCGACCCCGTTACCTCGCCGATCACGGTCCGAGGTGCCTGGATCTTCGGCGCCGGCGTGGGAATCCTGGTGGTGCTGATCCGGCTCTATGGCGGACTCCCCGAGGGAGTGATGTACGCCATCCTGCTGATGAACGCGGCGACGCCGTTGATCAATCGATTCACGCAGCCGCGTCGGTTCGGGGGGTAG
- the rsxC gene encoding electron transport complex subunit RsxC, with the protein MSDLTISRRATFKHGIHPDELKQATNALPIERMPFVKEYVLPLSMHIGAPSRPLVEVGQRVERGECIAAAEGYISTASHAPVTGTVSAIEPRPHPSGARLPAIVIRTDLFSSQRLGERIHPLPGGLSAAELIGQVQAAGLVGLGGAAFPSHVKLQVPEGKRAKFVILNGCECEPYLTCDHRLMLERAEAVLHGLTIIREMVGAERSYIGVENNKPDAIAALRRAGADDPGLTIVPLEVKYPQGAEKMLIDAIFALEIPSGRLPLDLEMLVNNVGTAAALSDLVRTGLPLIERVVTVSGTGIRRPANVLVPIGTPLKDLVEYCGGLLPRVRQVILGGPMMGQAQKNLDVPVVKGSSGVLVFTHAVPVIEEQPCIRCGRCLEACAMFLNPSRLALMVRADDVEGLKQYNMPDCFECAACSYTCPSSIPLVQLMRVGKAMVRQDKS; encoded by the coding sequence ATGAGTGACCTCACCATCAGCCGTCGTGCGACGTTCAAGCACGGGATCCATCCGGACGAACTCAAGCAGGCCACCAACGCCCTCCCCATCGAGCGCATGCCGTTCGTCAAGGAGTACGTCCTTCCCTTGTCGATGCACATCGGCGCACCCTCACGACCGTTGGTCGAGGTGGGACAACGGGTCGAACGGGGCGAATGTATTGCCGCCGCCGAGGGCTACATCTCCACCGCGTCACACGCGCCGGTTACGGGAACCGTGAGCGCGATCGAACCCCGCCCCCATCCGTCCGGTGCGCGGCTTCCGGCCATCGTGATCCGAACCGATCTGTTCTCCAGCCAACGACTCGGCGAGCGGATTCATCCACTTCCCGGCGGCCTCTCGGCGGCAGAGTTGATCGGGCAGGTCCAGGCGGCAGGCCTCGTCGGACTCGGCGGCGCGGCCTTCCCGAGCCACGTCAAGCTGCAGGTCCCCGAGGGCAAGCGAGCGAAGTTCGTCATTCTCAACGGCTGCGAGTGCGAGCCCTACCTGACCTGCGATCACCGTCTGATGTTGGAGCGCGCCGAGGCAGTCCTGCATGGGCTGACGATCATCCGTGAAATGGTCGGTGCGGAACGCAGTTACATCGGCGTCGAGAACAACAAGCCCGACGCGATCGCGGCCTTGCGTCGGGCCGGCGCAGACGATCCCGGACTCACGATCGTGCCGCTCGAGGTCAAGTATCCCCAGGGTGCGGAGAAGATGCTCATCGACGCCATCTTCGCGCTCGAGATTCCCAGCGGCCGGCTCCCGCTCGATCTGGAGATGCTCGTCAACAACGTCGGCACCGCCGCGGCGTTGAGCGATCTGGTTCGCACGGGACTGCCCCTGATCGAACGTGTCGTCACGGTAAGCGGCACCGGTATCCGGCGACCGGCCAATGTGCTGGTGCCGATCGGAACCCCGCTCAAAGATCTCGTCGAGTACTGCGGGGGGCTGTTGCCGCGTGTAAGGCAGGTGATCCTCGGCGGTCCCATGATGGGACAGGCTCAGAAAAACCTCGACGTTCCCGTCGTCAAGGGGTCCTCCGGTGTGCTGGTGTTTACGCATGCCGTGCCGGTTATCGAGGAACAACCCTGTATTCGTTGCGGACGTTGTCTCGAGGCCTGTGCGATGTTCCTCAACCCGTCACGGCTGGCCCTGATGGTTCGCGCGGACGACGTCGAGGGATTGAAGCAGTACAACATGCCGGACTGCTTCGAGTGTGCCGCCTGCTCCTACACCTGTCCGTCGTCGATCCCGCTGGTTCAGCTGATGCGGGTGGGCAAGGCGATGGTGCGGCAGGACAAGTCATGA
- the rsxE gene encoding electron transport complex subunit RsxE: MSPTAVDSSPSAEFLKGIWRENPVFIAVLGLCPAMAVTNSLLNGLIMGLATTFVLIGSSTLVSLFRNIIPRQVRISIYIIIIATFVTTVDFTLAALMPDAHKQLGAFISLIVVNCLILGRQEAFASKQRLLPAVADAAGMSLGFTLALALVGGIREILGAGSLFGYSLFGSNFEPWVIMILPPGGFLVMGVLLWLLAEFRQRAGKAA, encoded by the coding sequence ATGAGCCCCACGGCGGTGGATAGCTCCCCCTCGGCGGAGTTCCTCAAGGGCATCTGGCGCGAGAACCCGGTGTTCATCGCGGTGCTGGGGTTGTGCCCGGCGATGGCCGTCACCAATTCCCTGCTCAACGGACTGATCATGGGCCTCGCCACGACGTTCGTTCTGATCGGATCGAGCACCCTGGTTTCGCTGTTCCGCAACATCATCCCGCGTCAGGTCCGCATCTCGATCTACATCATCATCATCGCGACCTTCGTCACGACCGTTGACTTCACCCTGGCAGCGCTGATGCCCGACGCCCACAAGCAGCTCGGCGCGTTCATCTCGTTGATCGTCGTCAACTGTCTGATCCTGGGTCGGCAAGAGGCCTTCGCGTCGAAGCAACGGCTCTTGCCCGCAGTGGCCGACGCCGCAGGGATGTCGCTGGGCTTCACGCTGGCCCTGGCGCTGGTCGGTGGAATCCGCGAGATCCTGGGAGCCGGCTCGCTGTTCGGCTACTCGCTGTTCGGCAGTAACTTCGAGCCGTGGGTGATCATGATTCTGCCGCCCGGCGGGTTCCTGGTCATGGGCGTGCTGCTCTGGCTGCTGGCGGAGTTTCGGCAACGGGCCGGGAAGGCGGCGTGA